From the Actinomycetota bacterium genome, the window CGGTCCTGACGTTGAGCCTCGCGTGAGCCCGCGTGATTGAGGTGACCTGCGCTCGCCGGTACGCTCGGCTCGGCCGCCCGGGGAGCCCTCGATGATCACGAATCCGTTCCAGCTCGAAGGCGAGTGGCTGCGCGCGCAACTGCATTGCCACTCGACGAACTCCGACGGGGAACTCACCCCGGACGCACTGATCGCCCACTACGAGTGGGCGGGATACGACGTGGTCGCGATCACCGACCACTGGCACATCACGAAGCATCCCGGGACCGACCGCGTCCTCACGATCACCGGCGCCGAGCTGAACGCCGATCTGCCCGGCGACGAGCGCTACTGCGACCTCCTCGTGTACGGGATCGACCAGCTGCTCGACGACCCGGCCGTGCGTTCGAACAACTCCTTCCCGGACATGTCCACCGGCGCCCGGTGGGCGAACGAGAACGGGGGCGTCGCCTACCTGGCGCATCCGTACTGGAGCGGCGTGCGCCACGACCTGGTGGTCGCATCGGAGGGCCTCGCGGGGCTTGAGCACTTCAACGCAAGCTCACAGTCCGACGCCGATCGCGGC encodes:
- a CDS encoding CehA/McbA family metallohydrolase; amino-acid sequence: MITNPFQLEGEWLRAQLHCHSTNSDGELTPDALIAHYEWAGYDVVAITDHWHITKHPGTDRVLTITGAELNADLPGDERYCDLLVYGIDQLLDDPAVRSNNSFPDMSTGARWANENGGVAYLAHPYWSGVRHDLVVASEGLAGLEHFNASSQSDADRGDASALWDESLEEGGPTFGLWTDDAHYPGFDLDRAWTWVRAAERTPAAVLEALRTGATYGSTGPTILDAVRTETGVEVRCSPARAVLLHTSYELGAGVWGSPRPRVWYGRALETTPDGLVTAARLEFEQPVAFARVVIQDAAGERAWSNPL